The genomic DNA GCTGGAACCCGCAGATCGTGCTGAATTCTTGGACGCAGTCGGTTTGACTGAGCCGGCGTTAGAAAAACTGGCCCGCGAAGCCTACCGAACCCTTGGCCTGCACAGTTATTTCACGGCGGGTGAGAAAGAGGTTCGGGCGTGGACAATTCCGGTTGGGGCGACCGCACCGCAGGCTGCCGGAGTGATCCACAGCGATTTCGAACGAGGATTTATCCGCGCAGAGGTCTATTCGGTCGAAGATCTTGTCGAATACAAGAGCGAGAAGGAGATCCGCAATGCTGGCAAGTTGCGTGTCGAAGGGAAAAGCTACGTGATGAACGATGGCGACGTCGTCCACTTCTTGTTCAACGTTTAATCCGTGGCCTGCGTCCGTTGTAACGCCCAGTTAACCGTGATGTTCGGGTTGTGTCGGCTGCGCTGAGTCTGTGTTTCGCGACTATTAAAAGTGACCTTGGATTGAGATGCTTGCCGACCAAGGGAGAGGCGTGAAGCGCGGATTACTACAGCATTGGAATGGGCGAACATGGATTATCGACGGGCTGGCAACGATGTGATGGAAACCGAAGTGTTAACCGCATCGCCTGCCAAACTGAGACGCATGACCGTTGAGTTCGCTTTACGCAACGCGAATCTTGCGATCGAACAGGCGACCACCGACGGGGGCGTTCGAAAATCCGAAGCGACCCTGAATCTGCGCGACGCGCTGACGGAATTGTTGGGGGGGATTCGCCCATCGGAAGAAGCGCTGCCAAAGCAAGTCGCCGATATGTATGTCTTCCTTCTGCAATGGCTGACGTCCGCCGAAGTCGATGGCGATCGCGAGAAACTTGTCGATATCAGCCGCGTCCTGGAAATCGAACTCGATACGTGGAACCAAGTTGCGTTGACCACGATTTCCGGATCCAGTGTCCCGCAAAGTTCTGGTGGGGACGAATCGTTGGAATCGATTTGTTTTGACGCTTAGCCAAAGCGGTGATGCACGCTTCCCCAGGTAGGCATGCTGGCGAGCGCCGCGGATTCCAGTGCTGTCGCCTCGATCCACATTTCATGTAGCAGCCCGTACGCATCGACGTCGGGATTCTGTAACAGCCCCAGCAGAAGATGCTCGGGTTCCGCTTTTTGGTATCCCATTTGGTGGGCTTCGGCGATGCCGTGTCGCACGCAGCGACGGGCAGCTTCCGAAACGGGCAACCGCCCGGTGGAGCGTTTGGACAGCCGTGCTCCCGATCGCAAGCGTTCGCTAACGTTGCACAAATCGTCCAGCGTCAGCCCCAGATTCGGGAGCCACTCAGCACCCGAATACTCCGCTTCGGCGGCCAGTCCCACCAACAGAAAGCTACTGCTGACCATCTCGCTGCGCGTCTCCGAGGCTTCGTCGACAGCAAAACGCAACGCTCGAAGCGAACGATTGCTCAAACGCTTGACGACCGACAACTGTTGAGCATCGAGATCCAGTGGCGGTGCCAGGCGACGGCCGTTTGACGCCTGGCCGGCTGAACTCGATAGCGCGAACATTGCCGTGCCCAGTGCGGACGCTTGAAAGAATCGTCGTCGAGAATGATCCATGGGAAAACCTTTGAAAGAGGGATCGAGCAGGGTATGGCGAATTCTACGCTGCGCGTTTCCGTGGGCAAGGTTTGTCCATCTCCGTTTTCTCGAATCCGCCGGTTCCACGACCTCCTGAGGCTTCGTGTGGTCGCGGGCGAGCACAGCGTTGTTTTGTCCGCATCTGCGGCGTGGACGCCGGCCATTGCAAGATAGCGTGCGACTTCGGTGGCGCTACCGATAGTCGACAACGAGGGATTCGCCAACCGTTGCCAATGGCAAGCCAGGATGGACGAGAAACGGTCAACCGATGAGGTGCTCGGGGCGGCTGACGCTCGCGATTATGGCGGCGCATAAAAAACGCGATGCTTGTCGAAGACAAGCATCGCGGTGCATTGGTTGATACGATCTGACGGAACTTATTGCAGGATCTTGCTCAAGTTGGCGACAACCGCATCGACATCCAAGTCCTTGGCGTCAGCGACTGCATAGCTAGCCTTGACTTGCGCGTTGCCAGCCATCACGACAGTCACTGCGGCTTTGGCATTGATGCCGTAGTTGTCGGGTCCGTTTTCGAATTCGTTAGGAACAACAAAAGGAATGTGCGACGCCTTGGTCTTGGCGGCCATGTCCTTTGCCGATTCGTTCAGGTCTTCTTTGCTGTCGCCCATCAGGTTGACGAAAGCCTTCAGTTGTGCGTCTTCGTTCTTGCCGATAGCTGCGTCCAGCTTTTTCACCAGATCGATCACTTTGGCATCGGTCGATCGCGTGAAGACCATCACCTGAGGACGCGAACCGTTCTTGCAGCGATAGCAGAGGTTCTTGCCTTCTTCGACGCCGTCGTCAGACGCACCTGCGCACTTGGTCACGTAAAACGCGCCGATACGATCGCCTTCTTGTGGACCGCTGACAAGCGCGTCTTTGGCCGAAACCGATCCAACAAAAGCCAATGCAATTGCGAGACTCAGGAGGGAAACATTCTTCATCGAAATATCCTTCAACGGAAAGAGATGGGTTGTTCATGCGACATCACACGAACCGGTGGGACTTTTGACCAGCGAGCCAGTCGGTTGACGGGGTGCCAGATCGCGAATTGCCACCTGCGTGGGATGGGCCGCAATACTGGCAAACATGTTACGCAACCGGTTCGCCTCGGACAATCATTATTTGTCTCGGGAACGGTTATACGTGCGAGTTTTCGATGAGTTCAGTGAGTTTTCGCACACAACCCCCGCGTCGGTGGACGTTTGAACAGAATCGAAGATATGAGGTTGCGGGAAGAGTTTGCACCGTTGCTCTTATTCGCTTCGCTTCCTTCCGGAGAATCCAGTTATCGATTTCAATGCCCCTCTCTTCGCCATGCGGGGCGCACGGGATGGCGTGTCGCCGCTGAGGGACATCAATGGTTTCCTGGGGGCCGTTGCGGTTTTTCCCGCGCGTGCGTTCTCGCGGGGGATTACCGTACCCGTCTTGTTTTCAGCGGCAGGCAAACATGAAAATCGTTTGCGTTCGCCTTCCTGGCTTTTTCAATGCTGGCGCAGGGGGTGACGTTCGAATCACGCATCGCCGTTTTTGGAAGACACTTTTGTGTCGGCACCCCGCGACGCGACTCAACATCCATTCCTCGACAGGCGATTCCATGCAGTATCGACAATTGGGCCACGCGGGCCCTCAGGTTTCCGAAATCGGATTCGGCGGCTGGGCTCTTGGGGGCCAGTGGGGCCGCCAAGACGATGCCGATTCGATCGCGGCGCTACATCGGGCGATCGATTTGGGGGTCAATCTGATCGATACCGCGGCGGGCTATGGAGAAGGACGCAGCGAAAAAGTGATCGCTGAAGTCGTCAAGCAGCGGAGCGAGAAACTGTTTATCGCGACCAAGACGCCGCCGGCCGAAGGACCCTGGCCACCGTCGCCGTATTGTGCCTGGCAGGACCGCTACAGCGCGAACTATCTGCGGGAAAATGTTGAACAGCGGCTACGGAATCTGCAAACCGAACGGATCGATCTGCTGCAGCTGCACACGTGGACACGGGCTTGGAACGATGACCCGCAGCCTTTGTTGGTGCTTCGCAAATTATGCGAAGAAGGGAAGATCGGGATGATCGGAATCAGTACTCCCGAACAGGACCAGAATTGTGTGATCCAATTGATGCGCGACGGGTTGGTCGATTGTGTGCAGGTGATCTTCAATTTGTTCGATCAGGAACCGGCGGCGCAGTTATTGCCGGTTGCGGCCGAAACCGGGACCGGTGTGATCGTTCGCGTCGCGTTGGACGAAGGGATGTTGGCGGGCAAGTACACCGCCGAAGACCGGTTTGCCGAGGATGATTTCCGCCACCAATACTTCGCTGGCGACCGCTTGCAACGAAGTGTCGATCGCGTGACGGCGATCGACAGCGACATGCAGCGTTTTGGACTGCGCGACTACAGCCAGGCCGATTTGGCAATCAAGTTCTCGTTGACAGCGACTGGTGTCAGCAGCGTGATCACCGGCATCCGATCGGCCGAGCAAGCCGAACAAAACGCCGCCGTCAGCGACAAGCCAGCGATCCCCGACACCTTGCTGCATTTACTCCGCCGACACAATTGGCGACGAGGCGTGTGGTATGCGGGCAAATAACGTCCTTGCGATGGCGGACCATCGCAAGGGCAAGTCGGAGGCTTCGCTCGATTAAGGTTTGTCCTGAAGCATCTCCGAGATCACTGCATGGAGATCCATTTGACGCCCCATCAAGACCTTGGCAACATTGCCATCGGCGTCGACGACGGCCGCAAACGGGAAGGAGGCTAGACCAAGCTGCGTTGCCAATGGATCGCGGACCCCTTGGGTTGCCGGATCCGGATTGCGAACATTGGGGAAGGTCGAACGGAAACGACGTCGAAATTCGGCGAGTTCTTCATCGGAGTCGTCCAAGTTGACACCGAGGATTTTTACTTTTCCTTCAAATTCCTGTTCCAATTCTTGTAGGCCAGGAATGATCTGCAGCGATTCAGGGCGCGCTGTTGTCCAGAAGGGCATCAAGACGATCGAGCCCCGGAAGGCGTTCCAGTCCAGTTCCCCGCCAGCGAGGTCGGGGTAATTGATCGACAAGGGTTTGCCAATCGCGTCGCGACGATTGTTGCTTGCGGCGAGAAATGCCTTGGCTTCGGCAGCGATTTCGGGATTGGCATCGGTCGCATCGACAAAGGTCTTCGCAATCGCATCGTAGACAATGGGAACAACACTGGGTTCTGCCGGCCCTTCCAAGCTGAGTGCCAAGCCGGCCAGATATTGAAATGTCGAAACATCGACCGGTTGGGCGACCAGTTCATCGATCGCAGTTTGCCATTGTTCGGCGGTCACCGTTTCGCCGTCGCCGCGACTCGCATGCAGTTTGTCCAAGGTATCGAATCGTGACGCCGAAGCCATCATTTTCGCCGAAGCCGCGATTTGCGGATCGGAATGCCCCGCGAACTTGGTGGCGATCGCATCGCGAACCGCGCGGGCGGCGTCGCCATAATCGTATTGGCTGAGCACGCCAAAGCTCTGTTGCAAAGCGAAAAACGCGGGCATTCCCAGCTCGCGGTCGGACGTTTGGAACTCACCCACCAGCGCCAACAAACGGTCGGTCGACTTGGACTGCCCGGTGCGAATTTTGTCCAATTCGAAGCCCAGGCGGACAACGCGACTGTCGTTGACCAGATCGGGATCGTCGCTGGATGCAAGTTCGGTGGCGTAAGCTTCCAGTTGTTCTGCAGCGGCGACGTCCTGTAGGCCGGCCAATTGGCTGAGCGCTTCCAGCTTGGTCCGCCGCGCTACGGTCAGCGTGGCCGGTTGAATGTCTTTGATCGCCATCGCATGTTCGGCTGCGGCCAGTTTCAATGAACTGATCCGTTTGGCCTCCGCGATCTGAGCCGCTTGCGTTGTAAACGCCGATTGTCCGCTCATCAGTTGACGCAGCGCTTCATTGGTTTTTTCGAAATAGGCGAGCGTCGCTTCCAACGGCGCGTCGTCGGCCAACGGCGGCAGGCCCGTCGGACCCGGATCCGAAGCGTTCAACATGCCGTCGACCGTGGGAGCCGCCGTGGGATCGGCCAGAGGCGGAGCCGAATTGGGATTGCCGTTGGGATCGGGGGTGCCGTTGACCAAGGGATTGGCAGGCGGAATCGCCCCGGCGGGTTGCTTGTCTCCGCCGGCATCGGCCGCTTGATATTTCGTTGCTTGCGAGGTGACTTCGTCGGTTTTCGAAGAACAGCCCGACAACAAGCTGGCGCCCACGAGAGTGATTATCAGTCGACGGGTCATGGTCGACCCTCCTGAATGTTAGAGTTCATGATGAAGGTATCTAGCCGATGGCCCAGCGACCTCGCTGGGAATCAGTATATCCCCGGAATGTCGGCATTGCCCAGGGCAATGCCCTCGGACCCGTCCGATCGTTCGCAGTGGACTTGCTGACAATCTACAGATCCTCAAAATAGAGGGCAGCGGATCTGTCCGTTTTTTTCTGGTATCGCAACTCCGATTGAGCCTTATGTTTGCATTGCAATCCAACATCGGCTGGACCCTCCTACGGCCGGTTGCATTCATCGCTTGCGTATGGATCTCCGCCGTCGGTTGGGGGCAAGATGAAATCCAGACCAAGCTGGGAGCCGATCCGGGCCCCTATTTCGTCGGTCTTCCGGTCACAATTCAATTGACCGCCGTCGGCTTGTCCGATCGCAGCGTGCCGCAGATCGATGTCGACAATCCAAACGATGCGTTGCGTTGGACGTTGGTGGCGACCAACCCCACATCGATGCGGTTCAACAACAATGGCCGGATCATCGCGCAAACGAAATATGATTTTGTGTTCCGGTTCACCGCCAGCAAGCCGGGGCAGTGGGAGATCGGTCCGTTTGTGATTACCGACGGTTCACTAAAAAAGCACGTCGACGCGGTGAAGCTCACGTTTGAAGAAGTTCCAACAACCGACAAGATGCGGATTCATTTGCGACTTCCCGAAGGTCCCTACTTTCCCGAACAGCGCGTCCCCGTAGAAATCGAATGGTGGTATGCGGGCGAATTGGCCAACACGGGCGTTTCCATTTCGTCGCCTCTGTTCGACACCTTTAAGTTCGAGGACGAAAAGCCGACCAATGTCCGCGAGGCGTTGCTGCCGATCGACACGGCGGAGGGGAGCGTTGATCTTCAGGCGAGCGTTCGCGAGGAGGAATCCGACGGCAAGCTGTTCCGCGTCTTCCGTGCCAAACGGACGATGATTCCCGATCGCGTGGGCACTTTCAAAATCGATCCCATCCAAGTCACGATCCGGCATCGTGTCTTGGGACGCCGGGAGCGCCGCGACGATTCGGGTTTTGGTTTTGGATTTTTTAATCGCGTGGAGGAATACGTCAAAAGTGTTGAAGCGTTTCGCGCGGTCGGCGAACCGATGACGATTGAGATCGGTGGATTCCCTGAAGCTGGGAAACCCGAAAGTTTTGCCGGGGCGGTTGGGAATGGGTTTTCGATTTCCGTGACGGCAGATCGGACCGTGGTTCGGGTTGGCGATCCGATCCGTTTGAACGTGACCTTGCGAGGGAATGGGAACCTAAAAGGGGCGAGCATGCCGCCGCTGTCAGCCGATGGTGGGATGGATCCTCAGCAGTTTCGGTTGCCCAGCGGTGATGTTCCCGGCCAATTGGGAAAGGATGAGAAGACGTTTTCGGTATCGGTGCGCGTGGAGGATGAATCGGTCAGCGAGATTCCGGCGATCGCCTACTCCTGGTTCGATACCGATGCCAAAGAATACCGCACCGCGAGGTCGGCACCGATTGCGCTGCGCGTGATGTCCGCGGATATGATTTCAGCGGATGACGTCGTTTCGGCCAGTCCCACGCCGGCGCGAGGACCTGCGTCCGCGGAGGAGACGGCGGCCAGCGAATCGGCCCAAAGCGTGGGGGCGTCGCGAAAGCGGTTCTCGCTGAGTGGAGCCGACTTGGCGATCGAATCGAATCCGGCCGCGCTGCTGTCGAATCCCAAAGGCTTGGTGTCGCCGGTCGTGTTGCAAACGGGAGCCTATTTGACCGGGCTCGCGATCGTGATGCTGGCCTTGGTCGATCGACGGCGAAGCCAAGCGGATCCCGACGTGATTGCCCGTCGCAAGGTGGCGGCCGAACAAGCTGCGGCGATCTCCGCGGCGGTGGCGATGCCCAAGCGTCAGGCGGCCTCCGCGTTAGCTGCGGCCCTCCGAAGTCTGCTTGCCTCGCAGCCCGACGTGGAGCGGGCCAGCACCGAAGGGTTGATCGCGCGATGTGAGACGTTGGTTTATCAGCCCGCGTCGAACGATGAGGAACCGCTGGCGCCGGAGATCCTCCAGCAGGCTCAACAGTTGGCCCTTCGATTTCGCAAGGAAGCTCAATGAACCGATTTTGGAAATGCTTGATTTGCGTTGTCGTGTTGTCGTGTCACAGCTTCGCCAGCGAGCCAGTTCCTGCGTTGGAACAGGCGATCGAAGCTTACAACGCCGGGTTCGCGGCGACCGATCGCGACCAACGGCTACGCAGTTTCCGACGTGCCGAGCTTTTGTTCGATCGGGTGGTGAACGAGCGGGAATTGAAGAACGCCAGCCTCTATGTGAATCTTGGCAACGCGGCGTTGGGGGCCCAACGGATCGGTCCGGCAATCGTGGCGTTTCAACGCGCCCTGGCGATCGATCCCAGTAATCGTCAAGCTCGCCAGAATCTCGAACACGCCCGCACCTTGTTGCCCGATTGGGTGCCACGTCCCGAGACGAGCTCCAGCGGCCTCGGTTCGCTGGCCGCATCCCTGTTGGGGACAACGACGAGGTGGTCGGCGGACGATTACTTTCGGATCGCTGCGCTCGCCTTTCTGGTTACCGCGATAACACTTGCCTTGGCCCTTCGGATCGATCGCAAAGGGCTACGAAATCTGGCGGGGCTGCTGGCCGTCGTTTGGATTGCGAGTCTCTGCGTCGCGATATGGAAGACGCAACAACCGGCGCCTAACGTTGCGGTGGTGACCTTGCCCGATACGATCGCACGGGCCGCCGATTCGATCAACTCGCCTTCACGGCTTCCCGAACCGTTGCCCAGTGGTACCGAGGTCCAGGTGATGGAAGATCGTCGTGATTGGCTGCGGGTGCGATTGTTCGACGGCCGCGATGCCTGGTTGCCTGCGTCCAGCGTGACGCGTTTGGTCGGATAAATGGATCTGAAAGCGTGCCACGACGTTCTCACGCATCGTGGCAGCACCGGTTCAGATGTTGGAACGCTTGCCGCGCGTGCCTTTTTTTGAACCGCGTTCCAGCTGTCGCGAGAGGCTGCGCAGGTGGGTTGCGGCGGCCTCGGGGAGTACGGGATTGATATAACAGTCCGATCCCCATTCAAACCCCGCGAGTTTCGTGACGCGCGGAAAAATCTCCATCCACCAATGGAACGCCGCCGTGTCATGGAACGCGGTCGGGCGGGTGTGGATGATAAAATTGTAGGCCGCTGGAGTGAGGATGCTTTCGACAAGCTTCAGCAGTTTGCGGACTAACATCGCCAGATCGACCAGCTGAGCCTGCTCGATCGCTTCAAACGAATCTTGGTGATTGCGGGGAATCAATCGCATCAGGTAGGGGACCCGGCTGGCAAACGGACACAAGGCAACAAAGTGGTCGGTCGTCGCAATGATTCGTTTTCCGCTGATCTGTTCCTCGCTGGACATGCTGCAGACCAAGCACTGTCCGGTGCGACCATGGTGTTCGCCCAATCGCGACATCAACGCGCTGATCGAACCGGGCATCACGCTGGTGGCGATCAATTGGCTGTGTGTGTGGCGCAGCGATGCGCCGGCGGCGGCACCCACGTTTTTGAACAGAATGTGATAATCGACGTCGTCCCGTTCGCGCCAATAACGCATGCGATTCAGGTAAGCCGAAAACACATCGATCATCCGAGATTCACTCAGTTCGGTCAGGCTGTGGACGTGCAGCGGCGACTCGATAAAGACCTCGTGTCCACCGGTCAACGCGAACGCCTCAAAGGCGTGGCTGTGGATCGATGCTTCTTCGGAGACCTTGCCGTTGAGCGATTCGACGGCGGGGTATTTGTTGGGGACTACCCGCACCGACCAGCTCTCGGGATCCTCTTCGTCGTCGAGAATTGTCAACGTGGGATCGGGAGTCAATTGTTCGTTCCCCGCACAGAACGGACACGCGATGACTGTGCTTCCAGATAACTGGGCCTCGACCAATTCATCGGGTCGATGATCGCGGTTGGGAGCAACAATCACCCAAGCGTCAGTTAATGGATCGCGTCGAACTTCGCTCATCAGTGCGCACCTGCATGGCGGAGTCCATTCCATACACGAACATACCAAGGCAACAGGAAAGGGAAGCCAGTGAACACTTCCCATACCTTGGTTCAAGGATCCATAGCTTACAGCATTTCACCCTCCACGAGAACCTTTTCCGGCAGATCAATTTGGTGGGAAACACCGGAATCTGTTCGCTCGTTCGGATCGGGAAAGACTTTCTTCGCAGTCGACGCCGTCTGATTTTGACGCCGCGCGATCGGAGGCCCCAATTCGAATGGATCGCAAAGCGGCGTTGGCTCGCCGCCCCAATCGATTATGCATGAGAAACGATGCCTTTGTGGACATGCCCTTCGTTCTGATCGATCCGTTCGGGACGTCCCTTATGCATGTAAACCACCTTGGTATGGTCCAGTCCCATCAGCCCCAGGGTCGTCGCGTGGATGTCGTGGACATGCAATTTGTCTTCAATAGCAAATAATCCTAATTCATCGGTTGCGCCGATTGTTTGCCCGCCCCGGACGCCGCCGCCAGCCATCCACATCGTGAAACCTGTCGGATTGTGATCGCGTCCGTCTCCCTTTTCGCTCATTGGAGTGCGACCAAATTCGCCGCCCCAAATGACGAGCGTCTCATCCAGCAGGCCGCGCTGTTTGAGGTCTTTGATCAGCCCGACGATCGGTTGGTCAACCGCGGTGCACAAACGGGAATGATTCGCCTCCATCTTGGAGTGGCTGTCCCACTTGCTGCCTGCACCATGATACAACTGGATGAACCGGACTCCACGTTCGGACAATCGGCGAGCCATCAAACATTGGCGTCCGAAAACCTCGGTTTCCTTACGGTCCATGCCGTACATTTCGAGCGTTTCTTTCGATTCGGAGTTCAAGTCGATCGCTTCGGGGGCCGACGATTGCATCCGATAGGCTAATTCATAGCTGCGAATTCTCGCTTCGAGATCGGTGTTCGATTGCCGCGACGCATGGTGCTGCTGATTTAATTCATTCAAAAACGCCAGTTTCTTCAGTTGCCGCGTTTCCGACATCCCCGCCGGACGATTCAAGTTGGCGATCGGTTGCTTGCCCGATTCAAACAGCACCCCTTGATGCGAAGCAGGCATGAAGCCCGCGCCCCAAGCTCGGACACCGTTGACGACCATCGCCGAAGTGTCTTTGATCACCACAAACCCAGGCAGGTTTTCGTTTTCGGTTCCGAGACCGTACGAAACCCACGCGCCCAGCGAAGGGCGGCCGCCAAAGACCGAACCGGTGTTCATTTGAGACACACCACCGGCGTGATTGATGCCGTCGGAAACACACGAACGGATCACGCAAAGATCATCGGCGATCTGGCTGTGTTGCGGCAACCAATCGGAGATCCACAATCCGCTTTCGCCGTGTTGGGCCCATTTGC from Rosistilla carotiformis includes the following:
- a CDS encoding BatD family protein, whose amino-acid sequence is MFALQSNIGWTLLRPVAFIACVWISAVGWGQDEIQTKLGADPGPYFVGLPVTIQLTAVGLSDRSVPQIDVDNPNDALRWTLVATNPTSMRFNNNGRIIAQTKYDFVFRFTASKPGQWEIGPFVITDGSLKKHVDAVKLTFEEVPTTDKMRIHLRLPEGPYFPEQRVPVEIEWWYAGELANTGVSISSPLFDTFKFEDEKPTNVREALLPIDTAEGSVDLQASVREEESDGKLFRVFRAKRTMIPDRVGTFKIDPIQVTIRHRVLGRRERRDDSGFGFGFFNRVEEYVKSVEAFRAVGEPMTIEIGGFPEAGKPESFAGAVGNGFSISVTADRTVVRVGDPIRLNVTLRGNGNLKGASMPPLSADGGMDPQQFRLPSGDVPGQLGKDEKTFSVSVRVEDESVSEIPAIAYSWFDTDAKEYRTARSAPIALRVMSADMISADDVVSASPTPARGPASAEETAASESAQSVGASRKRFSLSGADLAIESNPAALLSNPKGLVSPVVLQTGAYLTGLAIVMLALVDRRRSQADPDVIARRKVAAEQAAAISAAVAMPKRQAASALAAALRSLLASQPDVERASTEGLIARCETLVYQPASNDEEPLAPEILQQAQQLALRFRKEAQ
- a CDS encoding flagellar protein FliS — encoded protein: MDYRRAGNDVMETEVLTASPAKLRRMTVEFALRNANLAIEQATTDGGVRKSEATLNLRDALTELLGGIRPSEEALPKQVADMYVFLLQWLTSAEVDGDREKLVDISRVLEIELDTWNQVALTTISGSSVPQSSGGDESLESICFDA
- a CDS encoding galactose-1-phosphate uridylyltransferase; this encodes MSEVRRDPLTDAWVIVAPNRDHRPDELVEAQLSGSTVIACPFCAGNEQLTPDPTLTILDDEEDPESWSVRVVPNKYPAVESLNGKVSEEASIHSHAFEAFALTGGHEVFIESPLHVHSLTELSESRMIDVFSAYLNRMRYWRERDDVDYHILFKNVGAAAGASLRHTHSQLIATSVMPGSISALMSRLGEHHGRTGQCLVCSMSSEEQISGKRIIATTDHFVALCPFASRVPYLMRLIPRNHQDSFEAIEQAQLVDLAMLVRKLLKLVESILTPAAYNFIIHTRPTAFHDTAAFHWWMEIFPRVTKLAGFEWGSDCYINPVLPEAAATHLRSLSRQLERGSKKGTRGKRSNI
- a CDS encoding DUF1501 domain-containing protein, giving the protein MSCNNIIQPNSRRAFLQSAGSGFGALAFSALSGQALLPQRSVSAAAAKIPHYLGRAKSVIWLFMEGGPSHLDLFDPKPLLNELAGKTLPDSFERPVTAMGEVNSPLLESKRKWAQHGESGLWISDWLPQHSQIADDLCVIRSCVSDGINHAGGVSQMNTGSVFGGRPSLGAWVSYGLGTENENLPGFVVIKDTSAMVVNGVRAWGAGFMPASHQGVLFESGKQPIANLNRPAGMSETRQLKKLAFLNELNQQHHASRQSNTDLEARIRSYELAYRMQSSAPEAIDLNSESKETLEMYGMDRKETEVFGRQCLMARRLSERGVRFIQLYHGAGSKWDSHSKMEANHSRLCTAVDQPIVGLIKDLKQRGLLDETLVIWGGEFGRTPMSEKGDGRDHNPTGFTMWMAGGGVRGGQTIGATDELGLFAIEDKLHVHDIHATTLGLMGLDHTKVVYMHKGRPERIDQNEGHVHKGIVSHA
- a CDS encoding Clp protease N-terminal domain-containing protein; the protein is MDHSRRRFFQASALGTAMFALSSSAGQASNGRRLAPPLDLDAQQLSVVKRLSNRSLRALRFAVDEASETRSEMVSSSFLLVGLAAEAEYSGAEWLPNLGLTLDDLCNVSERLRSGARLSKRSTGRLPVSEAARRCVRHGIAEAHQMGYQKAEPEHLLLGLLQNPDVDAYGLLHEMWIEATALESAALASMPTWGSVHHRFG
- a CDS encoding aldo/keto reductase, with amino-acid sequence MQYRQLGHAGPQVSEIGFGGWALGGQWGRQDDADSIAALHRAIDLGVNLIDTAAGYGEGRSEKVIAEVVKQRSEKLFIATKTPPAEGPWPPSPYCAWQDRYSANYLRENVEQRLRNLQTERIDLLQLHTWTRAWNDDPQPLLVLRKLCEEGKIGMIGISTPEQDQNCVIQLMRDGLVDCVQVIFNLFDQEPAAQLLPVAAETGTGVIVRVALDEGMLAGKYTAEDRFAEDDFRHQYFAGDRLQRSVDRVTAIDSDMQRFGLRDYSQADLAIKFSLTATGVSSVITGIRSAEQAEQNAAVSDKPAIPDTLLHLLRRHNWRRGVWYAGK
- a CDS encoding TlpA family protein disulfide reductase, which codes for MTRRLIITLVGASLLSGCSSKTDEVTSQATKYQAADAGGDKQPAGAIPPANPLVNGTPDPNGNPNSAPPLADPTAAPTVDGMLNASDPGPTGLPPLADDAPLEATLAYFEKTNEALRQLMSGQSAFTTQAAQIAEAKRISSLKLAAAEHAMAIKDIQPATLTVARRTKLEALSQLAGLQDVAAAEQLEAYATELASSDDPDLVNDSRVVRLGFELDKIRTGQSKSTDRLLALVGEFQTSDRELGMPAFFALQQSFGVLSQYDYGDAARAVRDAIATKFAGHSDPQIAASAKMMASASRFDTLDKLHASRGDGETVTAEQWQTAIDELVAQPVDVSTFQYLAGLALSLEGPAEPSVVPIVYDAIAKTFVDATDANPEIAAEAKAFLAASNNRRDAIGKPLSINYPDLAGGELDWNAFRGSIVLMPFWTTARPESLQIIPGLQELEQEFEGKVKILGVNLDDSDEELAEFRRRFRSTFPNVRNPDPATQGVRDPLATQLGLASFPFAAVVDADGNVAKVLMGRQMDLHAVISEMLQDKP
- a CDS encoding SH3 domain-containing protein — protein: MNRFWKCLICVVVLSCHSFASEPVPALEQAIEAYNAGFAATDRDQRLRSFRRAELLFDRVVNERELKNASLYVNLGNAALGAQRIGPAIVAFQRALAIDPSNRQARQNLEHARTLLPDWVPRPETSSSGLGSLAASLLGTTTRWSADDYFRIAALAFLVTAITLALALRIDRKGLRNLAGLLAVVWIASLCVAIWKTQQPAPNVAVVTLPDTIARAADSINSPSRLPEPLPSGTEVQVMEDRRDWLRVRLFDGRDAWLPASSVTRLVG